The DNA window GTACTCGAGGTGGTCGGCGTCCCAGGGGGACATCGCCGAGCCCCAGTGCATGCTGTCCTGGAACCAGAACTGGTTCTCGTCGTGCTCCCGCCGGCCGTCGCTGAACAGCACCGAGTACTTGTACAGCTCCTCCCACCCCTGCGCCCCCTCAGGTGTCTCGAGCTCGAACGGGTTCGGGAATCGGCTCTCTGTCATCACAGTCTCTCTCCTTGATCCTCGTGGACGCAGGCCCGCACCGGTGGTGCGTCGACGGCTCACGGCTCGGTCGCGTGGGTCGGGGAGATGAGGGTCGACACGATCGACCTCATCGGGTCATAGGCCTCGGTGGTGATCGATCGCTTCGGCCTGCGCGACCAGACCGTCTCGGGGCGGGCCTGCAGCATGATGACGTTGTCGCCCTCCGGCAGGTGCCGGTCGATGGCCCATTCGATGTCCTGCGGCCGCCCGTAGTGCCGCTCGGCGCGCCGTGCCATCGCCGCCACCGCGCAGATCTCCTCGTCGGTGATGCACTGCGCGTCCCGGCGTGCTTCGTCGACGTCGCACTTCACGACCCCCTCGCCGTCGAGGCGGTACTCGATCGCCTTCGCCGAGATGATCCGGTCGACGACGGTGCGCAGGACCTTGTCGACCAGGAAGCTGTCAGGGGTCACCTCGCCACCCACGACCGCCTCGCCAAAGCCCCACGAGGCATCGATCGCGACCTGCGACCGGTCGCCGTTGCGGGGGTTCAGCGTGAACGCGACGCCTGCACACCGGGGGTTGACCATCTTCTGGACGCCGACCGACATCGAGATCACCTCGTGGTCGTGGCCCATCTCGTGACGGTAGGCGATCGCGCGGTCGGTGAACACCGACGACCAGCACCGGCGGACGTGGTCGACGACCGCGTCGGCCCCCGTGACCCACAGGTAGGTGTCCTGCTGGCCCGCGAAGCTCGCGTCGGGGAGGTCCTCCGCGGTCGCGCTGGAACGTACGGCCACGGGCACGGCGTCGAGCCCGCAGCGTCGTGACAGGTCGGCATAGCAGGCCCGGATCGAGCGCTCGACGTCGGCCGGCAGGTCCACGTCGTCGATCAGGCCGCGCACGGTCGCGGAGACCCGCCGGAGTCGGGCCGGGTCGGAGAAGTCGACCTCCGCCAGGGCCGCCTCGATCGCCGCCCGCAGGTCGTCGTGGGTACGCAGGAGGTCGTAGGCGTCGGTCGTGACCGCGAACCCGGGCGGCACCGGCAGGCCGGCGCCGGTCATCGTTCCCAGGCTGGCGTTCTTGCCGCCGACGCGGCAGCGGTCCCGCGCCTCGTCGTAGTCGTCGAACCAGACGATGTAGTCAGACATGGCGCGGGCGTGGGCGCCGGGTGCCGTGACGGCCCGAGGCGTCCGCCAGTCGTGCTCGCTCACGGTCGGCCAGCTTCTGCACACCGATCACCCTCCTGTGGTGCGGTCCGTGGTCACATCGGGGCTCCGGACGCGGTCCCTGGGGGCGTCCACTGCTCATCGAGCTGCCACGTGGGCAGTGCCTCGATCTCTGGGACGTGCATCTCCTGGACGCGGTTGCGGTAGCTCACGAGCGCCTCGGTGCCGCCCTCGAACACCTTCACGCGTACGTGCTCGGTGTTGTACGGCTCGCCCGGGTCGTAGCCGAGCGCGGCGATCGCGAACGCCCGGATCGGGCCCGAGTGGGTGGTGACCACCAGGCGCGCGCCACTGAACTCGGCGGCGAGCCGGTGGATGCCGGTCCAGAACCGCCGAACCGCCATCGCGGGCGGCTCGAAGTGGAACATCGGGATGGTCAGCCAGTGCTGGATGGGGTCGCCGCCTCCCTGCTGGGTCCGCCAGAAGCGGTCGATCTCGACAAGCCACATCGGGCGGTCACCCAGGGCGGTGCGCTCGAACTCCTCGAGGGTGGCGTAGTACTTGCGGAACGCCGCCGTGACGTCGCGGATCCCCTCGGGGGTGGCCACCCCGAAGTTGCGGAACTCCGGCATCGGCGCCGGCTCGAAGACCTTGACGTCCTTCTCGAACAGCGCAAGGCCGTCGTGGAGGCCGCGCGCCAGGTTCTGCGCCGTCTCACGGGCCCGGCTGGTGTCGGCGTGCCGGACGACCACGGTCTCACCGTCGTCGACCCGCTTGGCGACCGTGTGCCCGTAGGTGTGGGCCTGCCAGTTGCCGAGCGGGGTCAGCCCCGCCTCCGTCGAGTAGCCCTGGGTCTCGGCGTGGCGGACGAGGTACACGTCCGCCAGCAGGCGCTTCCTCGCGGCCGGCGGGGCCGAGATCTCCTTCGTGCGGTTGTCCTCCGACAGCGCCTGCTGCATGCCGAGCCCGGTGCGCTCGTGCAGCGGCGGCAGGGACTGCGTCGGTTGCCCCGACGACCTGCGCTCCCGGAACCGCCGAAGGTACAGCGGAGTCTGCTCGTCGCCGTCCGCCGGTTCACGCGGACCGTCCGCCTTCTGCCGCTCGAGGTAGCGCGACAGGTACAGCGGGGGGTCGACCCGCTCGGTCCTCGGCAGGGGTCGGCGGTCGTCGCTCACGCCCGGGTCCTCACGAGTGCACCGTCAGGAAGCTCTGGTCGACCACACCCTCGTAGTAGAAGACGGCGCGCCCCATCTCCGACTCGGTCCACGTGATCGGCTCGCGATCCGGATCGGCCCAGTACCCACCGGTGTAGACCTCGTTGCGATTGCCGGCCGGATCGAAGAAGTACAGGCCCCACCCGCGCGTGGCACCGTGACGTGTGGGCCCCGCGTCGATCCGGACACCGTGGTAGGCGCAGATGTCCGCCGAGCGCCGTAGGTCGTTCCAGTCGTCGACCCAGAAGGCGACGTGGTGGAACGCGCCGTTCGGTCCCGTCACGAACGCGATGTCGTGGGCGGTGTGGGTCCGCTCGAGAAACGTGATGAGCTGGTGGCCATCGTCGGCGAGGATCTGTTCCGTGAGGCGGAAGCCGAGCACGTCGGTGAAGAACGCCGTGATGCCGTCGACGTCCTCGCACATCAGGAACGCGTGGTCGATGCGGGGTGGGTGCATGCCCGGCAGCCCCTGCGGCTCGGGTGGCGGGTTGTGCAGGGGCAGGGCGTTGCCGACCTGTTCCATGCCGTGCACGAGGTCGACGGTGTGGGCGCCCGCGGTGGTGAAGCGCACGGTCGTGCCCGAGCCCGGTCCCAACTCGCCTGCCGCGAAGTGCTTCGTCGCGATGCCGGCCTGCTCCACCCGCTCGGCGAGCTCGTCGAGGTCCGCGGCGTCCTGGACCTTGAAGCCCAGCGTCTCGAGGCCGTAGGTCGGTGCGTACCGCAGGATCACCGAGTGGTGCTGCTGTTCGTCCCAGCCCTTGAGGAACACCCTGTCGTGCTCCCGGGCCGTCTCGATGAGCCCGACCACCTCGGTGTAGTAGGCGGTGGACAGCTCCAGGTCGGGCACCCGCAGCTCGACGTGTGACAGCCTCAGGATCCCCATGGCGCCCTCCCGCGTCCGTGCCGCCTGCCGCGCATCAGGTGTGCACCGTCACGAACCGCTCGTTGATCTCGCCCTCGTAGTAGAAGACAGCGCGCCCGATGTTGTCCTCGGTCCACGTGATCGTCGGGAAGTCGGGATCGGGTCGGTACCCGCCGGTGAAGACCTCGTTGCGGGTTCC is part of the Euzebyales bacterium genome and encodes:
- a CDS encoding catechol 2,3-dioxygenase, which codes for MGILRLSHVELRVPDLELSTAYYTEVVGLIETAREHDRVFLKGWDEQQHHSVILRYAPTYGLETLGFKVQDAADLDELAERVEQAGIATKHFAAGELGPGSGTTVRFTTAGAHTVDLVHGMEQVGNALPLHNPPPEPQGLPGMHPPRIDHAFLMCEDVDGITAFFTDVLGFRLTEQILADDGHQLITFLERTHTAHDIAFVTGPNGAFHHVAFWVDDWNDLRRSADICAYHGVRIDAGPTRHGATRGWGLYFFDPAGNRNEVYTGGYWADPDREPITWTESEMGRAVFYYEGVVDQSFLTVHS
- a CDS encoding histidine phosphatase family protein; amino-acid sequence: MSDDRRPLPRTERVDPPLYLSRYLERQKADGPREPADGDEQTPLYLRRFRERRSSGQPTQSLPPLHERTGLGMQQALSEDNRTKEISAPPAARKRLLADVYLVRHAETQGYSTEAGLTPLGNWQAHTYGHTVAKRVDDGETVVVRHADTSRARETAQNLARGLHDGLALFEKDVKVFEPAPMPEFRNFGVATPEGIRDVTAAFRKYYATLEEFERTALGDRPMWLVEIDRFWRTQQGGGDPIQHWLTIPMFHFEPPAMAVRRFWTGIHRLAAEFSGARLVVTTHSGPIRAFAIAALGYDPGEPYNTEHVRVKVFEGGTEALVSYRNRVQEMHVPEIEALPTWQLDEQWTPPGTASGAPM
- a CDS encoding PEP/pyruvate-binding domain-containing protein: MSEHDWRTPRAVTAPGAHARAMSDYIVWFDDYDEARDRCRVGGKNASLGTMTGAGLPVPPGFAVTTDAYDLLRTHDDLRAAIEAALAEVDFSDPARLRRVSATVRGLIDDVDLPADVERSIRACYADLSRRCGLDAVPVAVRSSATAEDLPDASFAGQQDTYLWVTGADAVVDHVRRCWSSVFTDRAIAYRHEMGHDHEVISMSVGVQKMVNPRCAGVAFTLNPRNGDRSQVAIDASWGFGEAVVGGEVTPDSFLVDKVLRTVVDRIISAKAIEYRLDGEGVVKCDVDEARRDAQCITDEEICAVAAMARRAERHYGRPQDIEWAIDRHLPEGDNVIMLQARPETVWSRRPKRSITTEAYDPMRSIVSTLISPTHATEP